Proteins encoded by one window of Desulfovulcanus ferrireducens:
- a CDS encoding cation-transporting P-type ATPase, with amino-acid sequence MEMQSILAKHWHHLPVSEVLDLLETNSDKGLDTFEVANRQEYYGPNVLTLEKRQGPLIRFLLQFHQPLVYILLASALITAVLQEWVDMGVILGVVILNAMIGFFQEGKALDAIVALAQVIISEATLLRGGERQRIDASDLVPGDIVLLQAGDKVPADLRLIWTRELRIDESTLTGESVPAEKNSGILERDSVLAERKNMAYSSTMVTSGSGRGIVVATGDNTEIGSISKLISSVEILATPLTRKIAHFSGILLYVILGMAIVTFLVGTLRGESWLYMFKAAVALAVGAVPEGLPAAVTITLAIGVKRMAKRNAIIKRLPAVETLGSTSVICSDKTGTLTRNEMTVQMIVAGTERFSVSGIGYAPKGKFFDQSAEQIDPRTRPALMEVLRAGLLCNDALLRETESAWRIQGDPTEGALIVAACKSGLSHEEELARWPRLDAIPFGSERQYMGTLHGGSAGEPVVYLKGSIEVLLPRCETVLGADGEPTDLDSARIYDQVNKIASKGLRILGFASKKLPPGTATVTLDDVAGGLVFLGFQCMVDPLRNEALHAVHACQRAGIQVKMITGDHPGTAVAIARQLNLDPPDFPVLTGRDLGKLSDAELIEAVVDTAVFARMSPEHKPRLVEAFQTRGNVVAMTGDGVNDAPALRRADIGVAMGLAGTEVARQAADMVLTDDNFATIEAAVEEGRGVFDNLIKFITWTLPTNIGEGLVIMVAVLAGVTLPILPVQILWVNMTSAVLLGLMLAFEPKEAGIMKRPPRDPQRPILSGILIFRIGLVGVLLLAGSFGLFKWTLSRGAGEAEARTVAVNVFVIGELFYLFNCRSLTRSMFAVGLFSNPWLLGGVTLMTVLQVLFTYSPVMNRMFKSAPLGLESWALILAVGLIIYSVVEIQKWLWLRWKKVNR; translated from the coding sequence TGTTCTTACTTTAGAAAAGAGACAGGGGCCCTTGATCCGGTTTTTGTTACAGTTTCACCAGCCGCTGGTCTATATCCTGCTTGCTTCAGCGCTCATTACAGCAGTCTTGCAGGAATGGGTGGACATGGGAGTAATCCTTGGGGTGGTCATACTCAACGCTATGATTGGATTTTTCCAAGAGGGCAAGGCCCTTGATGCTATTGTAGCGCTTGCGCAGGTTATAATTAGCGAGGCAACGCTTTTGCGTGGTGGGGAGCGTCAGCGTATCGACGCCAGCGATTTGGTACCCGGCGACATAGTGTTGCTGCAAGCCGGCGACAAAGTCCCCGCTGATCTTCGCTTGATATGGACCCGCGAACTGCGAATAGATGAGTCTACCCTGACAGGCGAGTCTGTACCCGCAGAGAAAAATAGCGGGATACTTGAGCGTGATAGTGTGCTGGCAGAGCGAAAGAACATGGCTTACTCCTCCACGATGGTAACCTCCGGGAGCGGGAGGGGGATTGTTGTGGCTACCGGGGACAATACTGAAATCGGTAGTATTTCGAAACTTATTTCCTCGGTGGAAATTCTAGCGACTCCATTAACGCGAAAGATCGCCCATTTCAGCGGTATTCTTCTTTATGTCATTCTCGGCATGGCCATCGTGACTTTCCTCGTCGGGACTTTGCGCGGCGAGTCCTGGCTTTACATGTTCAAGGCTGCCGTAGCGTTAGCAGTTGGTGCAGTCCCGGAAGGTCTTCCGGCAGCAGTGACTATCACGTTGGCCATCGGCGTGAAGCGTATGGCGAAACGCAATGCAATAATTAAGCGTTTGCCAGCGGTGGAGACCCTGGGCAGTACCTCGGTGATCTGTTCTGACAAGACTGGTACATTGACCCGTAACGAGATGACAGTACAGATGATCGTGGCGGGCACTGAGCGCTTTTCAGTGAGCGGGATCGGGTATGCTCCCAAGGGCAAGTTTTTTGACCAATCCGCTGAGCAAATCGATCCCCGGACGCGTCCTGCACTGATGGAAGTCTTGCGGGCGGGGCTCTTGTGCAATGATGCGTTATTACGAGAGACCGAAAGCGCTTGGCGCATTCAGGGTGACCCTACCGAGGGGGCGCTGATCGTCGCGGCGTGTAAGTCCGGACTTTCGCATGAGGAGGAGCTGGCACGATGGCCGCGACTGGATGCGATTCCCTTCGGGTCTGAGCGCCAATACATGGGAACGCTGCACGGAGGCAGCGCAGGCGAACCGGTCGTCTATCTGAAGGGTTCGATAGAGGTTCTCCTGCCCCGTTGCGAGACTGTTCTCGGCGCCGATGGAGAGCCAACGGACTTAGACAGTGCACGTATTTACGATCAGGTGAACAAGATTGCCTCGAAAGGGCTGCGTATACTGGGATTTGCCAGCAAAAAACTGCCACCAGGCACTGCGACTGTGACACTGGACGATGTTGCTGGCGGTCTGGTCTTTTTGGGGTTTCAGTGTATGGTCGATCCTCTCCGTAATGAAGCTCTCCATGCGGTGCACGCGTGCCAGCGGGCCGGAATCCAGGTCAAAATGATCACTGGAGACCATCCCGGAACAGCAGTAGCAATTGCCCGTCAACTTAACCTTGACCCACCGGATTTTCCTGTACTTACCGGACGCGACCTGGGCAAACTCTCGGATGCCGAGCTTATCGAAGCCGTCGTCGATACAGCCGTGTTCGCGCGGATGTCTCCGGAGCACAAACCTCGCTTGGTAGAGGCGTTTCAGACACGTGGAAATGTCGTAGCCATGACCGGGGACGGCGTCAACGACGCCCCGGCTCTGCGGCGGGCTGATATTGGCGTGGCAATGGGGCTTGCCGGTACAGAGGTGGCCAGGCAGGCCGCCGACATGGTGCTCACCGACGATAATTTTGCCACCATTGAGGCTGCAGTTGAGGAAGGCCGCGGAGTCTTCGACAACCTGATAAAATTTATTACCTGGACACTGCCCACCAACATCGGGGAAGGATTGGTCATCATGGTAGCGGTGCTTGCCGGCGTAACGCTTCCAATTCTGCCGGTGCAGATATTGTGGGTTAATATGACAAGCGCTGTGTTATTGGGCCTTATGCTTGCGTTCGAGCCGAAGGAAGCCGGGATCATGAAACGACCACCACGGGATCCTCAGCGCCCGATTCTTTCCGGCATTTTGATCTTCCGAATTGGTCTGGTGGGGGTACTGCTCCTTGCGGGTTCATTCGGTTTGTTTAAATGGACCTTGAGCAGGGGGGCGGGAGAGGCGGAAGCAAGGACTGTAGCTGTCAATGTTTTCGTGATAGGTGAGCTTTTCTATTTGTTTAACTGTCGTTCGCTCACCCGATCCATGTTTGCGGTGGGGCTCTTCTCAAACCCTTGGCTATTAGGCGGCGTCACCTTAATGACGGTTCTACAAGTGCTTTTTACCTATTCACCTGTTATGAACCGCATGTTTAAAAGTGCTCCTCTCGGGCTTGAATCTTGGGCCCTAATCTTGGCCGTTGGGCTCATCATTTACAGCGTGGTTGAAATTCAGAAATGGCTCTGGCTCCGCTGGAAGAAGGTCAATCGATAA